The following is a genomic window from Aythya fuligula isolate bAytFul2 chromosome 7, bAytFul2.pri, whole genome shotgun sequence.
TTCCTTATATTTCTCTTCCTTATATTCCCAACATAGCCATTTCTTGTATCTGCTTGGTATTTGTTGTGGAAGATTGTGCCCTACAGCCATATTATTGGGGAGAACATCCCCCGAGTGATGGAGGAATCCTTTGAGCAGAGGTTGCTGCTTGTAACCATAGCTGCTGAGGTGATGCTATCTCGGTATGCCAGGACCTGCTTTCAgaatcattttttcctgcaattcAACACTGACATCAGCAGACATGGCTATTGAAAACGAACCTGATGATTTCATAAAATGAAGCTTTATGAAGAATTAATATTCCAAGGAATACCTGCATGCTTAGCTTTTCATAAACATAGTCTATTGTGATAGGAAAAATAGGCTTTTGGTCTTCTGCTGGAATTCTTGACCGTGGTAAGCTTCCTTCTGATAGATGTTAgttggaagctttttttttttttttttttttttctttttcttttaaatattgctttgaTCTCTAGTATTGCTCTGAGTATTACTTCTGAAGTCTTTGAGGAACTGAATTATAGTGGAGAACTCTTCAGGACCAGGTTATACAGGAGGCAGCTGTTGTGtgattcctttttctctttagggAATGTCTTCACTCACAAATGTTCTGAAAATGCCTTTCTCTGTCATGCTATCACCTGTCTGATCACAAAGTCCCTccagggaagagggaaaacaggCAGGCTTGTCGTGCTGTCAGGGACAGAAGTACCATTGCAGGGAAGGCTGCTAGAAGTTAAATCTTCTGTTGCAGCACAGATAACTCAGCTGGGCTTTAACAGGAGTTTCTGTCACCCTCCCTTGAGTACATAGGTACTTGATCTCTGTGTTCATATAGTGTCAGCAGAAATCCAGTGACAGAGTTTGAACTATTTTCTGTCATTGAACAGTAAATTCAAAATGTAAGAAACGTGACATTTAGCCAGCATCATCCACAGTTAAACTGTAGAGACATAATCTGGTGTTTTCTGGTAGAAtactaaaatataaaagcattagGGATGTAGAAGGTGTTTTTTGATGCTATTAATGCTGCTGAAGATTTAAGAAGTGACTACTGTTTACAAAAGGGtttatgcttttgtttcttttgaaataggAGAACTGTGTCTACGAAACAGTAGTTCTACCTCTGGATGAAAGAGCATTTGAAAAAACTCTAACACCAATCATACAGGAATATTTTGAACACGGAGATACTAACGAGGTTTCGGTATGTCACATGCCTTTATTTACTTCAGGGGGCAAACCTGTAGTGCACAAGGGAACCCAACTGCCAGCTGTAAATGAGTGTTGGCAAGAAATGTGCAGTAAAAATAGCTAAGCAGTTATATTCATTACATAAGCAGAAGCGTACGTGTATGTGTGTATACGTATttgtttataatatatatttaatattgaaatgatgaaatgttaatctgttttgtttttcaaatcttATTCAGGAGATGCTGAAGGATCTAAACCTCGGTGAAATGAAATACAGCGTGCCAGTGCTGGCTGTTTCCTTGGCGCTGGAGGGGAAGGCTAGTCACAGGGAAATGACATCTAAGCTTATCTCCGACCTTTGTGGGACAGTAGTAAGCAAAACTGACGTGGAAAAATCATTTGACAAACTGCTTAAAGATCTACCTGAATTGGTGTTGGATTCTCCCAGGGCACCCCAGGTATATCTGCAAATTTTTGTGGTAGAAGTCAAAAccttttccttctaaattaCAGCTAAAATTGATCAAGCAAATTGAAACAAGGCACTGCgttttgaaaaacagttatAGATTGTCTTGATATCTGTAATCCCCTATCCAGTTTCCCAGGCTGTGTTTTCTACTTTGAGCTgtctcatttaaataaaatctgaaaaccaAATACGTTGTAACTTTCTACTTAAGCTGTTTTGAAATTCAAGgtttatataaaaatgcttttttttatttatttatttatagttggTTGGCCAGTTTATAGCTAGAGCTGTTGGAGATGGGATTTTAAGCAGTACTTACATAGATGGCTACAAAGGCACTGTGGATTGCATCCAAGCTCGGTAAGTTTCTTGCTTTCTATAGCAACGTTTTTTTCTATTCCACATGCCTGAGAAGGAAATCATGAATACGGGGCTTCAGGATAAACCATGTGGTTCTGTAATTGCTTTTCTAATTTCAAACTATCAAAAACCCACATctgcaacaacaaaatctaGAATTGCAGATGCCAGAGGAGAAGTACTGAAAGTGCCTTAAAACTATATTCGATACACTGGAGTTCATCTTGTCAGGTTTGTCTGGCTTTTGTTCTGGGGGGGATAACCTGAGCTGAAACTAGACGTGACTATAGAGGGTTGTGTCTTCTacagagaaaaagctttaatGTGACTAAGGACTAATAGCATCAGGACAGCTGCTGTAAATATGTTGTGAAGTACGCAAGTGATCAAGTGTTTTGCCTCACAAAGATTTTAAGTTTGTGTAGTGCTTTCCTGGACTTCCTTTGTGACGTTTCATTTATCAATAAAGAGAGTTGTTTTCAGTTCCGGGGTGAGAAGTCTGAAGGAGCAATCTCTGAGCAAAGAGGAGCATTTCAGTAACTAgccatgcatttttaattttttccccataagtATGTTTCAGGCTCGATACTGAGATGCTAAACTCATACAACTTCTAATGGTGCTTAACTGGAGCTgtcttttttcactgtttttcttctcaatgaAACAACAAACATCCCTAGTTCACAACATTTTTGCAACTACATATTTGCCTTCTGAAATGCTGTCTTGGCTTAAATTCCAAAGGTTTCACAATTCTttagacagaaaacatttcagtgcaaaAGCCACTTTTCAGCATGGAAGCAACTCAAGCCTCTTGTTCTGAGATACACATGCTAGCCTGCATTTTTGGAGGAGCCCAGATACAGTTCCTCCCTACAAAAGAAactattaaattatttcctatGAGACTGTTTCAGGGTTTCAGGTTCTGCATTGATGACACACAAACACTACCATTGCAGGATTGTTCCCTGTTCAGAGCAAAACATAACCAAAAGTGTATGGGTGGCAGAAGGAAAGCACAGGAAGGGTTCTCTTGCTGGCTTCTTGATCTGGGAGGCCCAGTGGAGTTATTAAACCTGACCTTTTTCCAGAGATAGGATCACTTCGGTCAGAGAAGAACAGTGGGGGTGAGGGTGTAGATGCTACAGATGTCTTTTAGAGATTTATTATGAAACTTTACTAAAATTTGAATTTCTCTTTCTAGAGCGGCTCTGGACCGAGCCACTGTGTTGCTGAGTGTGACAAAGGGCGGAAAGCGTATAGACAACGTGTGGGGGTCAGGAGGCGGCCAGCAGTCTGTGAAACACCTTGTTAAAGAGGTAACTCATGTCTACAAAACTCTTCTCCCCAGAGTTTACTGTTTGTCTAAGCTTACGTTGTTTGGGATGGAGAAAAGAGATGCATACATCCCATAGCAAAATGATGTCTCgagtgttgtattttttttttttttttaatacaaagtaGGTTTTAAAAACTGATGTAGATAATTTTGTGGATGGAAATGGATGTCCGTAGTGGTCAGTGGGGGGAACAAACTAGgtaatattctttattgcaaGATTACACCTATTCTTACtttaagcaaaattttaagCACTTAGCTTTTAGGAGTTCACAGTACAAAATGATGAAGTAATAGAGGAGCCAACACGAAACTGGCTAAACTAAACTATCTTTTTGGCATCAGTGATTAAAAGCACTGTAATAACTCAAAAAagagggaggaggcagaaaCAGGGAAGCTTGATGGTCCCTGCTATGAAGCAAGGAGGTTTAAAGGAAGCAGTCACATTGTAATTCCTAGTTTGTGAGTGTAGCAGATGACAGGAGCTCGGGGAGAAGGTAAGTTTATGTAGATATCTTACAAAACAATGTGCTTGCATATTTGTCTTACATTATGGGCAGGTATTTGGCTTACATTGTGTTTCAGGTCTCAATTTAATTACGTTTATAAAAACACTAGCTGCAAGTTTCAGGAACTAACTTGCTGCCAGGTTGATTATGcagcatgaagaaaacagatcatCATCAAAACAGTTGACAGCTTTTAAATCTTGTATctaattagtttttgttttgttttaaaattcaatagATTGATATGCTGCTGAAAGAGTATTTGCTTTCCGGAGatgtactggaagctgaacgTTGCCTTCAGGAGCTGGAAGTACCCCATTTTCACCATGAACTTGTGTATGAAGTAAGGAGAAATCAGTCCCTTTGAGGACTGCCAGTAAAAccaacagattttgttttgatgtgGGCATGCATATAACGTAACTGGAATTTGAAGCTGATGTTGCAAGTTctgatgttatttaaataaCGAAATTATTTCATGTAAAGCTAATGGTTTATGTGTTCACTGTGTGTATGTTGTGCAAGAAGTTGCTGGTCCCTCTGGGAATATCcagagttaattttttttgttgttgtgttcaGATTATTACAGATCTCTGAGGTCAgcttattttctgctgaagaacagcaacaaatagTCATAGCTTGTATTGGTGTTGACTTGCTTCAATTGTGTACTACAACAGATTTTAGACATCTGTGTATTCTAATGGGTGTTCCCTATTTCTGTTAAGTTATCAAGTTTTCTCTTTAGGGTGGAATTATTCCTTCTAGTACATCTGTAAAAAGCTTtgagatgttttaaaatcagactATATGAGAGAAGGATCTTTGTTTTATGTGGAAGGTGACTGTTCAGAATTGGGAGATGGTTGTTCACCAGTAAGGCCAAACACCCACAAACTGCAACATTTACTCTTCAATAAATTGACTCCTTTTAGAAAATCCTCTTAGGATAGGAAAACAGATACCTCTTGGTTGATGGGGTTTGTGGAGACAGGTAAAGTTGTAAATTTTCCTCTAAAGTCCTGGATGCAAAAAGCATAGACACAAAATtcatctgtgctgcagcaacCAGATGGGTAGTCATATATCTCTCAAACCAGGAAATATTCTGCACTCTGTCtactcctttctgtttttttttttttcttccataccTTTTATCTTTATGCAAATAACTTTTCAtcagtctttcttttcaaataataatatacTGGAATTGTATACGATTGCATTTTCTGGGGAGACAAGTCCACAGTAATGCGTTCATTGCGTTTTGTACTTCATGTGCTTACATGTGTACTTGAactgctattttcttttcagttaaaatGCTTACATGATTTGTTTTAGGCAATTGTGATGGTTTTGGAGTCAACTGGAGAAAAGACCTTTAAAATGATGCTGGATTTGTTGAAATCTCTCTGGAGATCTTCTGTCATCACTGTGGACCAAATGAAAAGAGTAAGTGTGGCACTTACAGAATACTGGAAAAGGTCTTTAAAAACTTGCTTAGTTTTTACCCACTTTTAATAAGTATTTGTAGCCCATTGCTgactctgctgctttttttcctcccttccctccacgGTCACTCTGTATCCCATACAGATAATGCCATTATCTCATACAGACAATGTCATTTTCCTCACACACATTTCTCGTGTATTGGAGGGAGTACAAAGGGGTTCTGAGCAGCGGTTTTCTCTTCAGCTGTGGGGTACAGAATATCTGAATCTTCACTGAAAGATTTTCAACTGATTTTATGcaattaaatgataaaaaagcAATCATAGTATGCTGTGATATAGCTACgtgtctttaaaattatttttcttatccaGTATACTTCATAATCGAGaagtgtgttttcttccttctgttacTACCCGTGCAAAAGCAGCCTGGCTATCACAGAAACCCAGATAGCACAGAATGTATGACTTAAGAAGCTTAAAAATTCAGCTAGTGTATTTATATAGATGGGTAGTTACATAATCCTGTGCTATTGGTTGGTATTATACCTTGCTTTGCCACTAATTTGCAGgtgctctgctttcagtttgtTGAAACTGTCTGAAGTATACGtgaaattacataaaaaatCATCCTCTGAGTGCAAAAGGGcgttttaaaataatacaatcaTTGAATAACCAGATTATTATTTGTGTTCTTACACTGCAGGGCTACGAACGAGTTTACTGTGAAATCCCCGACATTAACCTGGATGTGCCACACTCCTATTCTGTGCTGGAGCGGTTTGTAGAGGAATGCTTTCAGGCTGGAATCATCTCCAAACCACTGAGAGACCTCTGTCCTTCAAGGTAGGTGTTTTACTAGAGATAGTGCTTTATATCCCCAATGTAGGTAACAGAAAGCAGGATCTTCGTGACCCGAGTGTTAGAGATTGGAACCCAAAACtaggaaagatggaaaaacagaagagggTTGGACTGGGAAACCGTTTATTAAAAAGCTGCACTAATACAAAACCTTTTACATGGAGGCTGGGATAAATATTTGAGCAAAGCAGGGCATCTGCTGAATCCCCGGCACCA
Proteins encoded in this region:
- the PDCD4 gene encoding programmed cell death protein 4 encodes the protein MEIEKEHVYVNTTELENLSDAPFSGDEENGGSDERKTEINGNWIPATSITEAKINAKAKRRLRKNSSRDSGRGDSVSENGETQKTGVVIPTSPKGKLLDRRSRSGKGRGLPKKGGAGGKGVWGTPGQVYDVEEVDIKDPNYDDDQENCVYETVVLPLDERAFEKTLTPIIQEYFEHGDTNEVSEMLKDLNLGEMKYSVPVLAVSLALEGKASHREMTSKLISDLCGTVVSKTDVEKSFDKLLKDLPELVLDSPRAPQLVGQFIARAVGDGILSSTYIDGYKGTVDCIQARAALDRATVLLSVTKGGKRIDNVWGSGGGQQSVKHLVKEIDMLLKEYLLSGDVLEAERCLQELEVPHFHHELVYEAIVMVLESTGEKTFKMMLDLLKSLWRSSVITVDQMKRGYERVYCEIPDINLDVPHSYSVLERFVEECFQAGIISKPLRDLCPSRGRKRFVSEGDGGRLKLESY